The sequence AAGAAGAATCTCCCCGAACGGAAAAGGTAGCCCCTTTCGGATACCCTGCCTCATGGTGATACCGCGATAACTGGTGAAATGCATGAGTCCGTTTTTTTCGAAGATATGCAAGTGCAGGTGCAGGATCCTGTCCCGTTGCCTCTGCAACCGTGTTAATCCATACTTCTGTGGGGCCAAAACCCACCGGTGCTCCGGATGGTGAGGTTACAAATGGGATCCCAAATTCTTCTTTGTAAAATTCCGCCGTTTTTCGGGAATATTCCGGATGGATCATAAGATTACAGGAAGCGGTAGTCGATTCACGAAGTTCTGCTACACAGGAACCTCCCCCTGGCACTGAAACAACACAAAGACCCATCAGTTCACAAAGGTGCATAATTTCAGCAATATTACCCTGCCAGTATTTCTGGTACATTGAAAACCCAAGAAGATTAACCCGGTTTTTTATCCGGGGGAGCCGGTTGAGCTGTAACCAGCGAAGAATAGCAGCAATAGTTAAATCAAAACCATATGAAAAAGGATGGGAATAGGGAGCCCCTTCAATAGCCATACACCGATCATCAAGAGATGCATCTTTGAGGAACCGGTTTATATCATCACCAATAAGTGAAGCCCCAGGGGAATTTACAACCGCAAGAAAAGCATCTCCTTTATCGGCCACAAGAGGAAGAACTGCCTTAAGTTTTTCTGCACATCCCAGAATATAGTCATCACGGTCAAGATATGTACAGGGAATCCTGGATTGTCCAAAGAAAAAGGGCTCTTCAAAGGAACGCCGGTTCAGGGAATTTTCTCGTGGAAAATGTCGGTCTGAAAAATAGGCAGGATTGCCTCTGCATCCGGTGGGACCGTTCATAACTGCACGTGCATCCGCTATTCCCTCAATGGCAAGGAGAGTCCCGATAAAGCCATCCGGATCAAGAATCATGTGATACCATCTCCATCAAGTTTCCACCCCTCGATTACAGGTACCTTCATCTGATCAATCCACATCATTGCTCGATCAATACCTGCCAGGAATCCAA comes from Methanospirillum hungatei and encodes:
- a CDS encoding nitrogenase component 1, with amino-acid sequence MILDPDGFIGTLLAIEGIADARAVMNGPTGCRGNPAYFSDRHFPRENSLNRRSFEEPFFFGQSRIPCTYLDRDDYILGCAEKLKAVLPLVADKGDAFLAVVNSPGASLIGDDINRFLKDASLDDRCMAIEGAPYSHPFSYGFDLTIAAILRWLQLNRLPRIKNRVNLLGFSMYQKYWQGNIAEIMHLCELMGLCVVSVPGGGSCVAELRESTTASCNLMIHPEYSRKTAEFYKEEFGIPFVTSPSGAPVGFGPTEVWINTVAEATGQDPAPALAYLRKKRTHAFHQLSRYHHEAGYPKGATFSVRGDSSFVYPLTTWLYEYLGMLPVSVNCTDGKDGEMVQSLKKFLEFYQLSCCFQADAGDVPFHLYFGDSLTGKDLELSGRCVKSVELFNRTTNDIYFTERTFLGGTGALWLLDFIFDTIRYK